A DNA window from Xanthomonas campestris pv. campestris str. ATCC 33913 contains the following coding sequences:
- a CDS encoding Hpt domain-containing protein, producing the protein MSALRDAMSHAALGWVKPELDETLRQARNEIEYFAEEPSDTSRMRFCAGYLHQVQGTLRMVELYAPAMVAEELELLANAVQAGEVSDRDEACAMLMRGTVLLPDYLERLQNGHRDIPIVLLPLLNEIRATRGQPGLNESVLFAFDPQAGVATEAELDHARGSLSGRNRELLDTVGNAVKEELLRVKDALDLHLRTGGDIAELQTQVKELGSVADTLGMMGLGVARNVVVQQRDALARVVDGQVQMDEGVLLDIAGALLYVDASLDDQVASLGADVGEAGDEASTSASASEVRRTVDVLAQEAIANFGAAREHFVAFIETNWDHARLTDVPHLLGEVGGALRILELPQAADYLEGVRRYVDLELIGKQRVPSGRQLDTLADAMASLEYYLEALRERRPGREEILDITRNSLETLRYWPLPSGQPSELPVGADQPGAAEPQPAVVPFAQQLSEPNPAANDAAPAASLEWASETVHEAPFADSAVQDTGAAATDSVFSFDPVAAEETVSGQSHVPFTITPVALSDDGAQASGSWQLDTTEQSAPPTLSAFDPVSAEQDGSDAEAAQVSYTVDLSALEQDVPVVPVVAEEAPLQIEQIDLPGEDTIAPLEFITPVQSQRAGSLEDAFSPPPPQEDDNPFVESAPEPTPEPAEPTTEAAGPRVQQATVSEFELDDASAAFLAQLDAAAQQFDVDGAPATPATADAAAMPVADAPAPVAAEAGIFGGFGDSDIDDDIRDVFLEEFDEELVNLGQLLPVWRAAPHSQENLRPIRRVFHTLKGSGRLVGASTLGEFSWKIESMLNRVLDNSRPASPAVVAMVELAYAVLPQFNAALRDQGRISADLPDIQAVAERVAAGEEAYYVPAVQAVAEAPVIPALPAGTAPITEGTPASVDSVLREILEAEVATHLETVHGWLQAAQHGPQLVTEELLRAVHTMSGAFAMTDVPEITLVTTPAESYVKRLLGASATPSAEGVEALAATAAAIATTVTALRADAPLIPSFAPLTERLRGLVDELPEAQWPPQVFLDELEEVDTAQDTAGIELTGVEDLSRYVDADALATTGDISAQTTGDAALDAQPQDDAPIAVDELATAEADDSSALSLDDAAPREAISDTAELEQQLREAIDAVPMSADASLENTQQADSDADAELTTAQDTVADEPVLAADAWDATDLQTTAPADVDAHAGDRTHEDATTDRAADQAERTAHAETEAATFAASDAVAVDELAEAEARLGDAQTLDVPSLDEAQAEQHASSDLQAEQGEQPSEQTHADADALGEHAGQQDQDRDEHAADTSVETIDALEAVHAGTDANDGAYAPVAEEWTPETAALDSVDTTHAMQDSGQQEQHELPHDHVQPSEHFDTQDGAAAHDHDQQVADEAALLAVDGAQPLDAFAASSETDAAQLDDAPREHAEAGDSVPAQTIESVQAFEMAQVADRVEQAGDPLADTLPSEAIADAAPAQDAAAGGADSSNDQFAEAADGSSDQYAAQLRDATRDEHAEQDEHVEQVAQEEPAVTAEDAAASAEEDTAPVAFSAPVEEAAPADTTASDAGAAFDIGPLNFDELDGELVDIFVEEGRDLLDHCDGLIARMREVPEDRDVLNGLQRDLHTLKGGARMAGINAIGDLGHAIESLLEAVAANRTDIDRDDVRLFERGFDRLHQLLTRTGMHRAVAMPTDLVEAFETRTRGRSTAPQTDADVRAIAKASVEPAPLSAPIPVDGQVEEDFLPRVQQEQVRVRADLLDRLVNHAGEVAIYRSRLEQQLGAFRGAMGELDRTNARLRDQLRRLDLETEAQIVARYQREQDQGDRTFDPLELDRFSTLQQLSRALNESAADLGGLQGVLEDLSRQYDGLLQQQSRVSSELQDGLMRARMVPFDGLVPRLRRVVRQAATETGKQVHLVLEGTQGELDRNVLDRMVAPLEHMLRNSVAHGLETPEQRRDAGKPEEGSIAIRLRREGSEIVLEVADDGAGLDREAIRRRGEQRGLIEPGQELSEAELDGLIFASGFSTFDQVSQLAGRGVGMDVVRNEVRQLGGSVDIHSVRGQGVTFTLRLPQTLAVTQAVFVRIGETTFAVPVGSVSGIGRISRTRYESGEGGYHYAGEEYVLHDLGSLVGQPVARADGQAQVPLLLVRAGDLRAAVAIDQVLGNREIVVKPVGLQIASVPGIYGATITGDGRVVVILDVSPLVRRYLTQPARPALETPAEAQRQVPLVMVVDDSLTMRKVTSRVLERHNLDVTTARDGVEALELLEERVPDLMLLDIEMPRMDGYELATAMRADPRFKAVPIVMITSRSGEKHRQRAFEIGVQRYLGKPYQELDLMRNVYDLLGIARVRE; encoded by the coding sequence ATGAGTGCGCTTCGCGATGCGATGAGCCACGCCGCACTGGGCTGGGTCAAGCCGGAGCTGGATGAAACGTTGCGCCAGGCGCGCAACGAGATCGAGTACTTCGCCGAAGAACCGTCCGACACCAGTCGGATGCGGTTCTGCGCGGGCTATCTGCACCAGGTGCAGGGCACGTTGCGGATGGTCGAGCTGTACGCGCCGGCGATGGTGGCCGAAGAACTGGAACTGCTCGCCAACGCGGTGCAGGCCGGTGAGGTCAGCGACCGCGACGAGGCCTGCGCGATGCTGATGCGCGGCACCGTGCTGCTGCCCGATTACCTGGAGCGCCTGCAAAACGGCCACCGCGACATTCCGATCGTGCTGCTGCCGCTGCTCAACGAGATCCGTGCCACGCGCGGCCAGCCGGGTCTCAACGAGAGCGTGCTGTTCGCCTTCGATCCGCAGGCCGGTGTTGCCACCGAGGCCGAGCTGGATCACGCCCGCGGCAGCCTGAGCGGACGTAACCGCGAATTGCTCGACACCGTCGGCAATGCGGTCAAGGAAGAACTGCTGCGCGTCAAGGACGCGCTGGACCTGCATCTGCGCACCGGTGGCGACATCGCCGAGCTGCAGACCCAGGTCAAGGAACTCGGCAGCGTGGCCGACACGCTGGGCATGATGGGCCTGGGTGTTGCACGCAACGTGGTGGTGCAGCAGCGTGATGCGCTGGCCCGCGTGGTCGATGGCCAGGTGCAGATGGACGAAGGCGTGCTGCTGGATATTGCCGGCGCGCTGCTGTACGTGGATGCCTCGCTGGACGATCAGGTCGCCAGCCTCGGTGCCGACGTCGGCGAAGCCGGCGATGAAGCCAGCACCAGTGCCAGCGCGTCGGAAGTGCGTCGCACGGTCGACGTGCTGGCGCAGGAAGCGATTGCCAACTTCGGTGCCGCGCGCGAACACTTCGTCGCCTTCATCGAAACCAACTGGGACCACGCCCGCCTCACCGACGTGCCGCATCTGCTGGGCGAAGTGGGCGGTGCGCTGCGAATTCTGGAATTGCCGCAGGCCGCCGATTACCTGGAAGGCGTGCGCCGTTATGTCGATCTGGAACTGATCGGCAAGCAGCGCGTTCCCAGTGGTCGCCAGCTGGACACCCTGGCCGATGCCATGGCCAGCCTGGAGTACTACCTGGAAGCCCTGCGCGAGCGCCGTCCCGGCCGCGAGGAAATCCTCGACATCACCCGCAACAGCCTGGAAACCCTGCGTTACTGGCCGTTGCCGTCGGGCCAGCCGTCCGAACTGCCGGTGGGTGCCGACCAACCTGGCGCGGCCGAACCGCAGCCTGCGGTGGTGCCGTTCGCACAGCAGCTCAGCGAGCCGAACCCGGCCGCCAACGACGCCGCGCCCGCTGCGTCGCTGGAATGGGCCAGCGAGACCGTGCATGAAGCGCCGTTTGCCGACAGCGCGGTGCAGGACACCGGCGCTGCGGCAACCGACAGCGTGTTCTCGTTCGACCCGGTGGCTGCGGAAGAAACCGTGTCCGGCCAGTCGCACGTGCCCTTCACCATTACCCCGGTGGCCTTGTCCGATGACGGCGCGCAGGCGTCGGGCAGCTGGCAGCTGGACACCACCGAGCAGAGCGCACCGCCGACGTTGTCGGCGTTCGACCCGGTCTCGGCCGAGCAGGACGGCAGCGATGCCGAGGCCGCGCAGGTCAGCTATACCGTCGATCTGAGTGCGCTGGAACAGGACGTGCCTGTCGTGCCGGTGGTGGCCGAGGAGGCTCCGCTGCAGATCGAGCAGATCGACCTGCCGGGCGAAGACACCATTGCGCCGCTGGAGTTCATCACCCCGGTGCAGTCGCAGCGTGCCGGCAGCCTCGAGGATGCGTTCTCGCCGCCGCCCCCGCAGGAAGACGACAACCCGTTCGTGGAATCGGCGCCTGAGCCGACGCCGGAACCGGCCGAACCGACCACCGAGGCCGCGGGCCCGCGCGTACAGCAGGCCACGGTCAGCGAATTCGAGCTGGACGATGCGTCTGCCGCGTTCCTGGCGCAGCTGGATGCCGCTGCCCAACAGTTCGACGTTGATGGCGCACCCGCCACGCCGGCAACCGCCGATGCGGCAGCGATGCCGGTTGCAGACGCGCCTGCGCCGGTCGCGGCAGAGGCCGGTATTTTCGGCGGCTTCGGCGACAGCGATATCGATGACGACATCCGCGACGTATTCCTGGAAGAATTCGACGAGGAACTGGTCAACCTGGGGCAGCTGCTGCCGGTGTGGCGCGCTGCGCCGCACAGCCAGGAAAACCTGCGCCCGATCCGCCGTGTCTTCCACACCCTGAAGGGCAGTGGCCGTCTGGTGGGCGCCAGCACACTCGGCGAGTTCAGCTGGAAGATCGAGAGCATGCTTAACCGCGTGCTCGACAACTCGCGGCCGGCCAGCCCGGCGGTGGTGGCGATGGTCGAACTGGCCTACGCGGTGCTGCCGCAGTTCAACGCCGCACTGCGCGACCAGGGCCGCATCAGCGCCGATTTGCCGGACATCCAGGCCGTGGCCGAGCGCGTGGCCGCTGGCGAAGAAGCCTATTACGTGCCCGCCGTGCAGGCCGTGGCCGAGGCGCCGGTGATCCCGGCGCTGCCCGCCGGCACCGCGCCGATCACCGAAGGCACGCCCGCGTCGGTGGACAGCGTGTTGCGCGAAATTTTGGAAGCGGAAGTCGCCACCCATCTGGAAACCGTGCACGGCTGGCTGCAGGCCGCCCAGCACGGCCCGCAGTTGGTAACCGAAGAACTGTTGCGTGCCGTGCACACCATGAGCGGCGCGTTCGCCATGACCGACGTGCCGGAAATCACCCTGGTCACCACGCCGGCCGAAAGCTATGTGAAGCGCCTGCTCGGCGCGTCGGCCACGCCGTCTGCAGAGGGCGTGGAAGCGCTGGCTGCCACCGCGGCGGCGATCGCCACCACGGTGACCGCGCTGCGCGCCGATGCGCCGCTGATTCCGTCGTTCGCGCCGCTCACCGAGCGCCTGCGCGGGCTGGTGGACGAGCTGCCGGAAGCGCAGTGGCCGCCACAGGTGTTCCTGGACGAACTGGAAGAGGTGGATACCGCGCAGGACACCGCCGGCATCGAACTGACGGGTGTGGAAGACCTGTCGCGCTACGTCGATGCGGATGCCTTGGCGACCACCGGCGATATATCTGCACAGACCACCGGCGACGCGGCGTTGGACGCCCAGCCGCAGGACGACGCGCCAATTGCAGTCGACGAACTGGCCACCGCCGAAGCCGACGACAGCAGCGCGCTGTCGCTGGACGACGCCGCGCCGCGCGAAGCGATCAGCGACACCGCCGAGCTCGAACAGCAACTGCGTGAAGCGATCGACGCGGTGCCGATGTCGGCCGATGCCTCGCTGGAGAACACCCAGCAGGCCGACAGCGATGCCGATGCCGAACTGACCACCGCCCAGGACACGGTTGCCGACGAACCGGTGCTTGCCGCCGATGCCTGGGACGCGACCGATCTGCAGACCACCGCGCCGGCCGATGTCGATGCGCATGCTGGTGATCGGACGCACGAGGATGCGACGACGGATCGCGCAGCTGACCAGGCCGAGCGCACCGCGCACGCCGAGACAGAGGCCGCGACCTTTGCGGCGAGCGATGCGGTGGCCGTCGATGAACTTGCCGAGGCCGAAGCACGCCTGGGCGATGCGCAGACTCTGGACGTGCCGTCGCTGGATGAGGCGCAGGCCGAGCAGCACGCGTCGAGCGACCTGCAGGCCGAGCAGGGCGAACAGCCTTCCGAGCAGACGCACGCCGACGCCGATGCTCTGGGTGAGCATGCCGGGCAGCAAGATCAAGATCGCGACGAACACGCGGCCGATACGTCGGTCGAGACGATCGACGCGTTGGAAGCGGTGCACGCCGGGACCGACGCGAACGATGGTGCCTATGCGCCGGTAGCCGAAGAATGGACACCGGAAACCGCCGCACTGGATAGCGTGGACACCACGCACGCGATGCAGGATTCCGGGCAGCAGGAGCAGCACGAACTGCCGCACGACCACGTGCAGCCGTCCGAGCACTTCGACACGCAGGACGGCGCCGCCGCCCACGATCACGACCAGCAGGTGGCTGACGAGGCCGCGTTGCTGGCGGTGGATGGCGCGCAGCCACTCGATGCATTTGCCGCATCCAGCGAGACCGACGCAGCGCAACTGGACGACGCACCGCGGGAGCACGCAGAGGCAGGCGACAGCGTGCCGGCGCAGACCATCGAGTCGGTGCAGGCGTTCGAGATGGCGCAGGTCGCCGACCGTGTGGAACAAGCCGGCGATCCGCTGGCCGACACCTTGCCGAGCGAGGCGATTGCCGACGCTGCACCGGCGCAGGACGCCGCCGCTGGCGGTGCGGACAGCAGCAACGACCAATTCGCCGAAGCTGCCGATGGCAGCAGCGATCAGTACGCTGCGCAGTTGCGCGACGCCACGCGTGACGAGCACGCCGAGCAGGACGAGCACGTCGAACAGGTCGCGCAGGAAGAGCCCGCCGTCACCGCAGAAGATGCAGCAGCCAGCGCAGAAGAAGACACCGCGCCGGTGGCCTTCAGTGCGCCGGTGGAAGAGGCCGCACCGGCCGACACCACCGCCAGCGATGCCGGCGCTGCCTTCGATATCGGCCCGCTCAACTTCGACGAGCTCGATGGCGAACTGGTCGACATCTTCGTCGAGGAAGGCCGCGACCTGCTCGACCATTGCGATGGCCTGATCGCCCGCATGCGAGAAGTACCGGAAGACCGCGATGTCCTCAACGGACTGCAGCGCGATCTGCACACGCTCAAGGGCGGCGCGCGCATGGCCGGCATCAACGCCATCGGCGATCTCGGTCATGCGATCGAATCGCTGCTCGAAGCCGTGGCGGCCAACCGCACCGACATCGATCGCGATGACGTGCGGCTGTTCGAGCGCGGCTTCGATCGCCTGCACCAGTTGTTGACCCGCACCGGCATGCACCGCGCCGTGGCGATGCCGACCGACCTGGTGGAAGCCTTCGAAACCCGCACCCGTGGCCGTAGCACCGCGCCGCAAACCGATGCCGATGTGCGTGCCATCGCCAAGGCCTCGGTCGAGCCGGCACCGCTGTCGGCACCGATCCCGGTGGATGGTCAGGTCGAAGAGGATTTCCTGCCGCGTGTGCAGCAGGAGCAGGTGCGCGTGCGCGCCGATCTGCTCGACCGTCTGGTCAACCACGCCGGCGAAGTGGCGATCTACCGTTCGCGGCTGGAACAGCAGCTGGGCGCCTTCCGCGGCGCCATGGGCGAACTGGATCGCACCAACGCCCGTCTGCGCGACCAGTTGCGCCGTCTGGATCTGGAAACCGAAGCGCAGATCGTTGCGCGCTATCAGCGTGAGCAGGACCAGGGCGATCGCACCTTCGATCCGCTGGAACTGGACCGCTTCTCCACCCTGCAGCAGCTCAGCCGCGCGTTGAACGAATCGGCGGCCGACTTGGGCGGCCTGCAAGGGGTGCTGGAAGACCTCTCGCGTCAGTACGACGGCCTGCTGCAACAGCAGTCGCGCGTCAGTTCCGAACTGCAGGACGGCCTGATGCGTGCGCGCATGGTGCCGTTCGACGGCCTGGTGCCGCGTCTGCGCCGTGTGGTGCGCCAGGCGGCTACCGAGACCGGCAAGCAGGTGCATCTGGTGCTGGAAGGCACCCAGGGCGAACTGGACCGCAACGTGCTCGACCGCATGGTCGCGCCGCTGGAACACATGCTGCGCAACTCGGTGGCGCACGGGCTGGAAACGCCCGAGCAACGCCGCGATGCGGGCAAGCCGGAAGAGGGCAGCATCGCAATCCGTCTGCGCCGCGAAGGCTCGGAAATCGTGCTGGAAGTGGCCGACGACGGCGCCGGGCTGGACCGCGAGGCGATCCGTCGCCGTGGCGAACAGCGCGGCCTGATCGAGCCCGGCCAGGAGCTCAGCGAGGCCGAACTGGATGGCCTGATCTTCGCGTCCGGCTTCAGCACCTTCGACCAGGTCAGTCAGTTGGCTGGTCGTGGCGTGGGCATGGACGTGGTGCGCAACGAAGTGCGTCAGCTCGGCGGCTCGGTGGACATCCACTCGGTGCGCGGCCAGGGCGTCACCTTCACCCTGCGCCTGCCGCAGACGCTGGCGGTCACCCAGGCGGTGTTCGTGCGGATCGGCGAAACCACCTTCGCGGTGCCGGTGGGTTCGGTCAGCGGTATCGGCCGCATCTCGCGCACCCGTTACGAGTCGGGCGAGGGCGGCTACCACTACGCAGGCGAGGAATACGTGCTGCACGACCTGGGCTCGCTGGTCGGCCAGCCGGTTGCGCGTGCCGATGGCCAGGCGCAGGTGCCGTTGCTGCTGGTGCGTGCCGGTGATCTGCGCGCCGCCGTGGCGATCGACCAGGTGCTGGGCAACCGCGAAATCGTGGTCAAGCCGGTGGGCCTGCAGATTGCCTCGGTGCCGGGCATCTACGGCGCCACCATCACCGGCGATGGCCGTGTGGTGGTGATCCTGGACGTCTCACCGCTGGTGCGCCGTTACCTCACCCAGCCGGCACGTCCGGCACTGGAAACCCCGGCCGAAGCACAGCGCCAGGTACCGTTGGTGATGGTGGTGGACGACTCGCTGACCATGCGCAAGGTCACCAGCCGCGTGCTGGAACGCCACAACCTGGATGTCACCACCGCACGCGATGGTGTCGAGGCGCTGGAGCTGCTCGAAGAGCGCGTGCCGGACCTGATGCTGCTGGATATCGAAATGCCGCGCATGGACGGCTACGAATTGGCGACCGCGATGCGGGCCGATCCGCGCTTCAAGGCGGTGCCGATCGTGATGATCACCTCGCGCAGTGGCGAGAAGCATCGCCAGCGTGCCTTCGAGATCGGCGTGCAACGTTATCTGGGCAAGCCCTACCAAGAGTTGGATCTGATGCGGAACGTGTATGACCTGCTGGGGATCGCCCGTGTCCGAGAATAA
- a CDS encoding methyl-accepting chemotaxis protein, which translates to MSTAPDARKTNKLGSVSTSFWLGLLVLSMIVFGANTGVATWQGSRLAGASTGAADLQVLSQQLANQGREAVSGDAKAYAAFKETKGRIDSTVSELDGRYGQEGSVSGAMAQLKSTWVPLSKNADQVIASEPAVLGLAGNADRFSGSVPQLQAQLNEVVRAMTVSGAPASQIYNTLQQVVVAGTMARRVTEMRAGGANAASSGDALARDSVVFTQMLEGLRAGNDELGIAAVRNPAALSALEQSQAQWTTMKKDVDAILASSRNLFAAQSSAAALTAGSSKMLDDSKKLFDAFSAFGSVRDTRLFPNFWLGVVSGLLALLAIIGFVWSTVRARSREQDVRYQSQVEFNSRNQQAIMRLLDEISSLGEGDLTVKASVTEDMTGAIADAINYAVDELRHLVTTINDTSAKVAVSTEETQATAMQLADAAGQQANQITTASERISEIAASIEQVSRNSTESAEVAQRSVVIAAEGAGVVRETIQGMDQIRDQIQETSKRIKRLGESSQEIGSIVELINDISEQTNILALNAAVQAASAGEAGRGFAVVADEVQRLAERTSSATRRIEGLVQTIQADTNEAVSSMEQTTSEVVSGARLAEDAGTALTEIERVSNALNNLIKNISIAAHQQSAAAADITQTMGVIRQITSQTSQGAGKTAASIGNLAQLAADLRRSVADFKLPA; encoded by the coding sequence ATGAGTACCGCCCCGGACGCCCGCAAGACCAATAAGCTCGGCAGCGTCAGTACCAGCTTCTGGCTTGGCCTGCTGGTGTTGTCGATGATCGTGTTCGGCGCCAATACCGGCGTCGCCACCTGGCAAGGCAGCCGCCTGGCCGGTGCCAGCACCGGCGCGGCCGACCTGCAGGTGCTCTCGCAACAGCTGGCCAACCAGGGCCGCGAAGCGGTCTCCGGTGACGCCAAGGCCTATGCCGCGTTCAAGGAGACCAAGGGCCGCATCGACAGCACAGTGAGCGAACTGGATGGCCGCTACGGCCAGGAAGGCTCGGTCTCTGGCGCGATGGCGCAACTCAAGTCGACCTGGGTGCCGCTGAGCAAGAACGCCGACCAGGTGATCGCCAGCGAACCGGCCGTGCTCGGCCTGGCCGGCAATGCCGACCGCTTCTCCGGCAGCGTGCCGCAGCTGCAGGCGCAGTTGAACGAAGTGGTGCGCGCGATGACTGTCAGCGGCGCGCCCGCGTCGCAGATCTACAACACGCTGCAGCAGGTCGTGGTCGCCGGCACCATGGCGCGCCGGGTGACCGAAATGCGCGCTGGTGGCGCCAATGCGGCGTCCTCGGGCGACGCGCTGGCACGCGACTCGGTGGTGTTCACGCAGATGCTTGAGGGCCTGCGAGCCGGTAACGACGAACTCGGCATTGCCGCGGTGCGTAACCCGGCCGCGCTGTCGGCACTGGAGCAGTCGCAGGCGCAGTGGACGACGATGAAGAAGGACGTCGACGCCATTCTGGCCAGCTCGCGCAATCTGTTCGCCGCGCAGTCCTCGGCCGCGGCGCTGACCGCCGGCTCGAGCAAGATGCTCGACGACAGCAAGAAGCTGTTCGACGCATTCTCCGCGTTCGGTTCGGTGCGCGACACGCGCCTGTTCCCTAACTTCTGGCTGGGCGTGGTCTCCGGTTTGCTGGCGCTGCTGGCGATTATCGGATTCGTGTGGAGTACGGTGCGTGCGCGCTCGCGCGAGCAGGACGTGCGCTACCAGTCACAGGTGGAATTCAATAGCCGTAACCAGCAGGCCATCATGCGGTTGCTGGACGAAATCAGCTCGCTCGGTGAGGGCGACCTGACCGTGAAGGCCTCGGTGACCGAGGACATGACCGGCGCCATCGCCGACGCAATCAACTACGCCGTGGACGAGCTGCGCCACCTGGTGACCACGATCAACGACACCTCGGCCAAGGTGGCCGTGTCGACCGAGGAAACCCAGGCCACTGCAATGCAGCTGGCCGATGCGGCCGGCCAGCAGGCCAACCAGATCACCACCGCTTCCGAGCGCATCAGCGAAATCGCCGCCAGTATTGAGCAGGTGTCGCGCAACTCCACCGAGTCGGCCGAAGTGGCGCAGCGCTCGGTGGTGATCGCCGCCGAGGGTGCCGGCGTGGTGCGCGAGACGATCCAGGGCATGGACCAGATCCGCGACCAGATCCAGGAAACCTCCAAGCGCATCAAGCGCCTGGGCGAGTCTTCGCAGGAAATCGGCTCGATCGTGGAACTGATCAACGACATTTCCGAGCAGACCAACATCCTGGCGCTCAACGCCGCGGTGCAGGCCGCCTCGGCAGGCGAGGCCGGTCGCGGTTTCGCGGTCGTGGCCGACGAAGTGCAACGCCTGGCAGAACGCACCTCCAGTGCGACCCGACGCATCGAAGGCCTGGTCCAGACCATTCAGGCCGATACCAACGAAGCGGTCAGCTCGATGGAGCAGACCACCTCCGAAGTGGTGTCCGGTGCACGCCTGGCCGAAGACGCCGGCACCGCGCTGACCGAAATCGAGCGCGTGTCCAACGCACTGAACAACTTGATCAAGAACATCTCCATCGCCGCGCACCAGCAGTCCGCTGCGGCGGCGGACATCACACAGACCATGGGCGTGATCCGTCAGATCACCAGTCAGACCTCGCAGGGTGCAGGCAAGACGGCCGCGTCGATCGGCAATCTGGCCCAGCTGGCGGCCGATCTGCGCCGTTCGGTTGCCGACTTCAAGCTGCCGGCGTGA
- a CDS encoding chemotaxis protein CheW — MRSPFDILEDYERRSLAHATPLPERQFSADIWRGVGYRVGTRRLVSDFREVAEIVPMPPVTPVPGAQPWLLGVGNLRGNLFPVIDLKQFLEGRRTVLQEGQRVLIMRQSGGDVALTIDELYGQRSFEQAQAVEPGELAQGRYAHFIDRAFRNETQDWGVFSLALLSRTPEFRQAAA; from the coding sequence ATGCGTTCTCCATTCGACATTCTCGAAGACTACGAGCGCCGTAGCCTTGCGCATGCCACGCCGCTGCCCGAACGTCAGTTCTCGGCCGATATCTGGCGTGGCGTGGGGTATCGCGTTGGCACCCGCCGGCTGGTCTCGGATTTCCGCGAAGTCGCCGAAATCGTGCCGATGCCGCCGGTGACGCCGGTGCCGGGCGCGCAACCCTGGCTGCTGGGCGTGGGCAACCTGCGCGGCAACCTGTTCCCGGTGATCGATCTGAAGCAGTTCCTGGAGGGCCGGCGCACGGTGCTGCAGGAAGGCCAGCGCGTGCTGATCATGCGTCAGAGCGGCGGCGACGTCGCGCTGACCATCGATGAGCTGTACGGCCAGCGCAGCTTCGAACAGGCGCAGGCGGTCGAACCGGGCGAGTTGGCGCAAGGCCGCTACGCCCACTTCATCGACCGTGCTTTCCGCAACGAGACGCAGGACTGGGGTGTGTTCTCCCTGGCGTTGCTGTCACGCACTCCTGAATTCCGGCAGGCCGCGGCCTAA
- a CDS encoding response regulator: MARIILIEDSPTDRAVFSQWLEKAGHTVVATDNAEEGLELIRSQAPDLVLMDVVLPGMSGFQATRALARDQATKDIPVLLVSTKGMETDKAWGLRQGASDYIVKPPREDDLIARIKQLVR; encoded by the coding sequence ATGGCTCGAATCATATTGATCGAGGACTCGCCCACCGACCGGGCAGTCTTCAGTCAATGGCTGGAAAAAGCTGGCCATACGGTCGTCGCCACCGACAACGCCGAAGAGGGACTTGAGCTGATTCGCAGCCAGGCGCCCGATCTGGTGCTGATGGATGTGGTGCTGCCCGGCATGAGCGGCTTCCAAGCCACACGTGCACTTGCGCGCGATCAGGCAACCAAGGACATCCCCGTGCTGCTGGTCAGCACCAAGGGCATGGAAACGGACAAGGCCTGGGGATTGCGGCAGGGTGCAAGTGACTACATCGTCAAGCCGCCGCGCGAGGACGATCTGATCGCGCGCATCAAACAACTGGTGCGTTGA
- the pilG gene encoding twitching motility response regulator PilG: MTENMAAGGELAGLKVMVIDDSKTIRRTAETLLKREGCEVVTATDGFEALAKIADQQPQIIFVDIMMPRLDGYQTCALIKGNQLFKSTPVIMLSSKDGLFDKARGRIVGSEQYLTKPFTREELLSAIRTYVNA; this comes from the coding sequence ATGACTGAAAACATGGCTGCGGGTGGGGAACTCGCAGGACTGAAGGTGATGGTTATCGATGATTCGAAGACCATTCGCCGCACTGCCGAAACGCTGCTCAAGCGCGAAGGCTGTGAAGTGGTGACAGCGACGGACGGATTCGAGGCACTGGCCAAAATTGCGGACCAGCAACCTCAGATCATTTTCGTGGACATCATGATGCCGCGCCTGGATGGGTACCAGACGTGCGCGTTGATCAAGGGCAACCAGCTCTTCAAGTCGACGCCGGTGATCATGTTGTCTTCCAAGGATGGCCTGTTTGACAAGGCACGCGGCCGCATCGTCGGCTCCGAGCAATATCTGACCAAGCCATTCACCCGTGAAGAACTACTGAGCGCGATCCGTACGTACGTCAACGCCTGA